The sequence ACCCCGTCCATATGTGTGATCTGAAGGAGATACGGTCCAGAATCCAGAATGGACAGATCCAATGATCTTGAATGACTATCAATGGTGAAATGGGACACCACTTTTCCTTGTACATCCAAGACCTGTCCTTCTCCGATGATAGGATGGCTGAAGCGCATGTGGAGTATATCTTCAACAGGATTGGGACCTATACTTTGAACGAGCTCAGATCCTTCGACCGAGGAGATGACCGGTTCTACCGTGATGGTCACTGAATCAATGGCCGCACACCCGCTTGAATCCAAGGCCGATACATAGTATGTAATGGTCGTATCGGGAGTGGTGATGGGGTCCGCGATGCTAGGGTCGTCCAGGTAGAGGTCCGGTGACCAGATGTAGCTATCAAATCCGCTGGCTGACAGCTGTACGGATTCGCCCTCTACTATGGTCATATCCCCACTGACGATCAGCTCTGGAATGACCACCTCAGGCGCTTCGATGCTATTCGACAGGACGGATGTAATTGTACAGCTCGCCTCTATACCCAAGGTCACTTGCACCAGAGAGCCCGGGGCAAGCGTATCGACCTGCCAGTCCAGCGCGTCATGAGCGAGTATAGCACCATCCACGTTCCAGATATAGCTCTGCACTATTCCAGCTTGTTCGACCTCTGTCTGGAAGTCCAAAACTGTTCCTCCACAACCGCTGGTCTCGAGGGTCAATTCGATGCTGGGCTCCAGGGATGCCACTAGGGATATATCGAAGCCATTATCGGAACCGATGGTCTCAGGGTCCACTCCTACTACGCGTATGCGATAGCCATCTCCGCTGGGAAGTCCGGCCGGAATGGCACAGGAGATCACTCCACTCGGACTGCGATTGATGAAATCGTTGGTATAGGAACCGATGACCAGCTGACTGCTGAAATCTCCTGCTGCATCCGATAGCTGCGCTTGATAGGTATTGTCCGTGATGTAATAGCCATCGAAGTAGAATCCCACATGCATCTTCTCTCCCAGACAATAGCTATCGTCCATGACCTTCGTAGTGATAGTTCTAGGCCCGGACCACATCCTGCGCATAGGGCTCTGTCCGGCCACATGTACATGATGCTCATCGATCACATCCAAGTCTTCCAGCGACCAAGAATTGTTGAGGCAGGCCGTAGTGACCGATGACCAATGCCGTCCGCTATCTATGGTCATACGCACATTGGTGCCGCTGATCATGTATCCCAGACTGTCATTGAGGAACTCCATCTGATCGGTAAATAGGCTCGTGGAGACCGAGATACTATCCCAGAATCCGCCTCCGTTGCGTGAGATCAAGGTATTGGTGGAGCCGATATAGCTTAAGCTATCATTGACGATCTCTACGCAACGTAGATTGGAGTTGGCTTCTAAGACGGGACGTTCTTCCCAGTTCTCTCCACCATCCAAAGTGCGATAGGCGAAGTCATTCCCCACGACCACTCCGAAATCCGCATCCAGAA comes from Flavobacteriales bacterium and encodes:
- a CDS encoding T9SS type A sorting domain-containing protein, whose amino-acid sequence is MRSTVITLLSVVLACVSYSQSVWHDNQPYGDELDDIQFVDRNTGYVVGRDNGIGSCSSAISALFRTMDGGETWTRNALDDSYEMTSVFFLDRTTGWASVYFGDVIKTTDCGQTWTLYDGNIGGDALDVFFIDAQKGFLVGENGQVRISTDGGQSWSYNHDSGDQFLYKVEFYDDQLGFILGTQGLVLKTTDGGDSWEEIELGSNSAIFDIDFVSEEVIHLSSYGKVYRSTNGGDSFTEISLPVYSMRAIEFTSASVGFIAGEEGELWKTMDGGLTWDAIPFPFDEGIYAMTFLDTQNGYMSGRRGSIFHTSDGGESWVNQHIGLPWLRDVHFLNPDTGVVVGNAGHLSVTYNAGLTWSERPTPTEYLLSSVEWIGETSWVVAGDSGLFMLSADLGETWEVKETGTDQYIWDLWFTEDGSTGYLLCFEDTILKTTDLGDTWEVQVVTEGEFFRDFDFLDADFGVVVGNDFAYRTLDGGENWEERPVLEANSNLRCVEIVNDSLSYIGSTNTLISRNGGGFWDSISVSTSLFTDQMEFLNDSLGYMISGTNVRMTIDSGRHWSSVTTACLNNSWSLEDLDVIDEHHVHVAGQSPMRRMWSGPRTITTKVMDDSYCLGEKMHVGFYFDGYYITDNTYQAQLSDAAGDFSSQLVIGSYTNDFINRSPSGVISCAIPAGLPSGDGYRIRVVGVDPETIGSDNGFDISLVASLEPSIELTLETSGCGGTVLDFQTEVEQAGIVQSYIWNVDGAILAHDALDWQVDTLAPGSLVQVTLGIEASCTITSVLSNSIEAPEVVIPELIVSGDMTIVEGESVQLSASGFDSYIWSPDLYLDDPSIADPITTPDTTITYYVSALDSSGCAAIDSVTITVEPVISSVEGSELVQSIGPNPVEDILHMRFSHPIIGEGQVLDVQGKVVSHFTIDSHSRSLDLSILDSGPYLLQITHMDGVHSRVIIKN